Proteins from a single region of bacterium:
- a CDS encoding MmgE/PrpD family protein — translation MTMQVRERVTLTGRLGAFVAGLRYEDLPADVAGRAKSAVLDTLGAALAGAGTEEGDRALAALAICAPGDLCTVWGTRARSGVTGAALANGTRAHARELDDYGGCGHSGAVVVPAAVAAGEHRRISGRALLAAVVAGYDVAARVMNAAGTYKPHNARGWHSTGTVGSFGAAAAAAKALGLDGAATAQAMGIAGSFTGGVWAFIRDGAMTKRLHPGKAAENGVLAAYLAEQRFTGPSEILEAPWGGFLSTYGAGTPDPGAVTADLGRDFLIMRSGIKPFACCAAIHAPLGALQDLLARHGLSAGQVAKVTVRGTAYAVRQLGKHDVGTTLDAQMSLPYSFAVALRTGRAGREEYGEPLLSDPAVRALASRVDVVEDPAFTEETPKAVEIETTDGRRLAGAQEFPRGHARNPLSAADVEAKFVTLATPVLGASGAERVRDIVAGLEAQPALAPLLEAVTPAQTRSRG, via the coding sequence ATGACGATGCAGGTCCGTGAGCGCGTGACGCTGACCGGGCGCCTCGGGGCGTTCGTCGCCGGTCTGCGGTACGAGGATCTGCCGGCCGACGTGGCCGGCCGCGCCAAGTCGGCGGTGCTGGACACGCTCGGCGCCGCGCTCGCGGGGGCGGGCACCGAGGAAGGCGACCGCGCGCTCGCGGCCCTCGCGATCTGCGCGCCGGGGGACCTGTGCACCGTGTGGGGCACCCGGGCGCGCAGCGGCGTCACGGGCGCGGCGCTCGCGAACGGCACGCGCGCGCACGCGCGGGAACTGGACGACTACGGCGGCTGCGGCCACTCCGGCGCGGTCGTCGTGCCGGCCGCGGTCGCGGCCGGCGAGCACCGGCGGATTTCCGGGAGGGCGCTGCTCGCCGCGGTCGTCGCCGGCTACGACGTCGCCGCGCGGGTGATGAACGCCGCGGGAACGTACAAGCCCCACAACGCGCGGGGCTGGCACTCGACCGGCACGGTGGGCAGTTTCGGCGCCGCGGCCGCCGCGGCCAAGGCGCTGGGGCTGGACGGCGCCGCGACGGCCCAGGCGATGGGCATCGCGGGCTCGTTCACCGGCGGCGTGTGGGCCTTCATCCGCGACGGCGCGATGACGAAGCGGCTGCATCCCGGCAAGGCGGCCGAAAACGGCGTGCTCGCGGCGTATCTGGCGGAGCAGCGGTTCACCGGGCCGTCGGAGATTCTCGAGGCGCCGTGGGGGGGATTCCTGTCCACCTACGGCGCGGGGACGCCGGACCCCGGGGCCGTCACCGCGGACCTCGGCCGGGACTTTCTCATCATGCGCTCGGGCATCAAGCCGTTCGCGTGCTGCGCGGCGATCCACGCGCCGCTCGGCGCCCTGCAGGACCTCCTGGCGCGGCACGGGCTGTCCGCCGGCCAAGTGGCCAAGGTCACGGTGCGCGGCACCGCCTACGCCGTGCGCCAGCTCGGCAAGCACGACGTCGGCACGACCCTCGACGCGCAAATGAGCCTGCCCTACAGCTTCGCCGTGGCGCTGCGCACCGGACGCGCCGGACGAGAGGAGTACGGCGAGCCCCTGCTGAGCGATCCGGCGGTGCGCGCGCTGGCGTCCCGCGTCGACGTGGTCGAGGATCCGGCCTTCACCGAAGAGACGCCGAAGGCGGTGGAGATCGAGACGACGGACGGACGGCGCCTCGCGGGCGCCCAGGAATTCCCGCGCGGCCACGCGCGCAACCCGCTGAGCGCCGCCGACGTCGAGGCAAAGTTCGTCACGCTCGCGACACCGGTGCTGGGCGCGTCCGGCGCCGAGCGCGTCCGCGACATCGTCGCCGGACTCGAGGCGCAGCCCGCGCTGGCCCCGCTGTTGGAGGCCGTCACGCCGGCGCAGACACGGTCAAGGGGGTAA
- the argH gene encoding argininosuccinate lyase gives MRKQRSSEYRGFRTAGIRLDEDVLPDVEEHRSDRVLKTLYSVHAFDKAHLVMLVEEGLIPKADAAAMLSVLRESEQEGTEKVRLRVGGGNHSGEQMLIRRLGEEVGGRIHLGRSSGDLGAISRRIPQRDRVLEVLGEINRLRETFLGMAAGHVETIMPGYTFGQHGQPITLAHYLIASAEVLGRDFERGLALYRRTNRSPAGAAIMTGSDFPLNRHRTSELLGFDEPIRNTFDAIQTGDVSLEAFCVLAVLNNSIGRWADDLVLWSTSEFGMVDIPDRFCGTSSIMMQKKNPYGPQYVKGMASLSLGALVVGFHVDKGPTGVPALERQYAGELLWRLFDDTVRDLKWWRQLMPEVRWNTKLMRRRAGEFWAQATDIAGALVRDKNLPWRTAHQIVGILVRYGYERGFGPDGVTPALLDEAAVEYMGEPVHLSKESLRRALDPEHFVKSRTLYGGPAPEEARGQIEESRARLARDDAEVAAAQRHLEEARAKLEAAVDAVLASA, from the coding sequence ATGCGCAAGCAGCGTTCGTCCGAATACCGCGGCTTTCGCACCGCGGGCATCCGTCTCGACGAAGACGTTCTACCCGACGTCGAGGAGCACCGCAGCGACCGCGTGCTCAAGACCCTATACTCGGTGCACGCCTTCGACAAGGCTCATCTCGTGATGCTCGTCGAGGAGGGCCTGATTCCGAAGGCCGACGCCGCGGCGATGCTCTCCGTCCTCCGCGAGTCCGAGCAGGAAGGAACGGAGAAGGTCCGCCTCCGCGTCGGCGGCGGCAACCACTCCGGCGAGCAGATGCTGATCCGCCGGCTCGGCGAGGAGGTCGGCGGGCGCATCCACCTCGGGCGGAGTTCCGGCGACCTCGGCGCGATCTCCCGGCGCATTCCCCAGCGCGACCGCGTGCTCGAGGTGCTCGGGGAGATCAACCGGCTGCGCGAGACGTTCCTCGGGATGGCGGCGGGGCACGTCGAGACGATCATGCCGGGGTACACGTTCGGGCAGCACGGCCAGCCGATCACGCTGGCCCACTACCTGATCGCTTCGGCCGAGGTGCTGGGACGGGACTTCGAGCGCGGCCTCGCGCTTTACCGGCGGACGAACCGGAGCCCGGCCGGGGCGGCGATCATGACGGGATCCGACTTTCCGCTAAACCGCCACCGGACGTCCGAACTGCTCGGCTTCGACGAGCCGATCCGCAACACGTTCGACGCGATCCAGACCGGCGACGTCTCGCTGGAAGCGTTCTGCGTTCTCGCCGTCCTCAACAACAGCATCGGCCGCTGGGCCGACGACCTCGTGCTGTGGAGCACATCGGAGTTCGGCATGGTCGACATCCCCGACCGGTTCTGCGGCACCAGCAGCATCATGATGCAGAAGAAGAACCCGTACGGGCCGCAGTACGTGAAGGGCATGGCCTCGCTGAGCCTCGGCGCGCTCGTCGTCGGCTTCCACGTCGACAAGGGGCCCACGGGGGTGCCGGCGCTCGAGCGGCAGTATGCGGGCGAGCTGCTGTGGCGGCTGTTCGACGACACGGTGCGGGACCTCAAATGGTGGCGGCAGCTGATGCCGGAGGTGCGGTGGAATACAAAGCTGATGCGCCGCCGGGCCGGCGAGTTCTGGGCGCAGGCCACGGACATCGCCGGGGCGCTGGTCCGCGACAAGAACCTGCCCTGGCGCACCGCGCACCAGATCGTCGGCATCCTCGTCCGGTACGGATACGAGCGCGGCTTCGGGCCGGACGGCGTCACGCCGGCGCTGCTTGACGAGGCCGCGGTCGAGTACATGGGCGAGCCCGTGCACCTGAGCAAGGAGAGTCTCCGCCGCGCGCTCGACCCGGAGCACTTCGTCAAGAGCCGGACGCTCTACGGCGGTCCGGCGCCGGAGGAAGCCCGCGGCCAGATCGAGGAATCGCGCGCCCGGCTCGCGCGTGACGACGCCGAGGTCGCCGCGGCCCAGCGTCATCTCGAAGAGGCGCGCGCCAAACTCGAAGCCGCGGTGGACGCGGTGCTGGCTTCGGCGTAA
- a CDS encoding dienelactone hydrolase family protein encodes MKLRDEWITFDSGGSGVRAYQAWPDHGSEFLPAIIVIMEIWGVEDHIEDLVRRFATAGYLACAPELYSQSGTIPEALSQERIQAVKAFLDTVPPSVWQNPAERDAAVAGLPEKQGGPLRATMGLLFNPNRPMDRYVGHLRAAVRHVQAHPRARGMKVGATGYCMGGALSGRLACAEPHLAAAAIYYGAAPPAEQIGNIRCPVIGFYGGDDPRITEGVPAFAEVMRAAGKPFEHHVYLGAPHAFFNDTRRSFRLGASRDAWARTLAFFAHHLAAA; translated from the coding sequence GTGAAACTGCGCGACGAATGGATCACCTTCGATTCCGGCGGCAGCGGTGTGCGCGCGTATCAGGCGTGGCCCGATCACGGGAGCGAGTTCCTTCCCGCCATCATCGTGATCATGGAGATCTGGGGCGTCGAGGACCATATCGAAGATCTCGTCCGCCGCTTCGCGACCGCGGGCTACCTCGCGTGCGCGCCGGAGCTGTACTCGCAGAGCGGCACCATCCCGGAGGCGCTCTCCCAAGAGCGCATCCAGGCGGTGAAGGCGTTTCTGGACACGGTGCCGCCGTCGGTCTGGCAGAATCCCGCCGAGCGCGACGCCGCCGTCGCCGGGCTGCCGGAGAAGCAGGGCGGGCCGCTCCGGGCGACGATGGGCCTGCTGTTCAACCCGAACCGGCCCATGGACCGCTACGTCGGCCACCTGCGCGCGGCGGTCCGCCACGTGCAGGCGCACCCGCGCGCGCGCGGCATGAAAGTCGGAGCGACAGGCTACTGCATGGGCGGCGCGCTCTCGGGCCGCCTCGCCTGCGCGGAGCCGCATCTGGCCGCCGCGGCGATCTACTACGGCGCCGCGCCGCCCGCCGAGCAGATTGGGAACATCCGCTGCCCGGTCATCGGCTTCTACGGCGGCGACGACCCGAGGATCACGGAGGGCGTCCCGGCGTTTGCGGAGGTCATGAGGGCGGCCGGCAAACCGTTCGAGCACCACGTCTACCTGGGCGCGCCGCACGCGTTTTTCAACGACACGCGCCGCTCGTTCCGGCTCGGCGCCTCCCGCGACGCGTGGGCCCGTACGCTGGCCTTCTTCGCGCACCACCTGGCGGCGGCGTGA
- a CDS encoding DsbA family oxidoreductase — protein MVRVDVVSDVVCPWCFVGKRRLEQALGALRAARPGRDLGVRVTFKPFELNPGLPREGIDRAAYRRAKFGSAERIQLMDARLAAVGDSAGIHFAFDKIRRTPNTFDAHRLLWLAESLGRQDALAEALFRAYFLEGLDVGDHGVLADLAAASGVPRARAAALLAGRDGEAEVRTEEDRAYRSGIQGVPHFSIDGVHEISGAQDSALIAAAIEDRLGLAAEA, from the coding sequence ATGGTGCGCGTCGACGTCGTCTCCGACGTGGTATGCCCGTGGTGTTTCGTCGGCAAGCGGCGCCTCGAGCAGGCGCTCGGGGCGCTGCGCGCCGCGCGTCCCGGCCGCGACCTCGGCGTCCGGGTGACCTTCAAGCCGTTCGAGCTCAATCCCGGGCTGCCGCGCGAGGGAATCGACCGCGCCGCCTACCGCCGGGCGAAGTTCGGCAGCGCGGAGCGGATCCAGCTCATGGACGCGCGGCTCGCCGCCGTGGGGGACAGCGCCGGCATCCACTTCGCGTTCGACAAGATCCGGCGCACGCCCAACACGTTCGACGCCCACCGGCTCCTGTGGCTCGCGGAGTCTCTCGGCCGGCAGGATGCGCTCGCCGAGGCCCTGTTCCGCGCGTACTTCCTCGAGGGCCTCGACGTGGGCGATCACGGCGTGCTCGCCGATCTGGCCGCGGCGTCCGGTGTCCCGCGCGCGCGGGCGGCGGCGCTGCTCGCCGGCCGCGACGGCGAAGCCGAGGTCCGCACGGAGGAAGACCGCGCCTACCGGTCCGGCATCCAGGGCGTGCCGCATTTCTCCATCGACGGCGTGCACGAGATCTCGGGCGCGCAGGACTCCGCGCTCATCGCGGCGGCGATCGAAGACCGGCTCGGCTTGGCCGCCGAGGCGTAA
- a CDS encoding chromate transporter → MFWAFLLVGCTAFGGALYWAQRMLVRRRRWLSPEEFADLLALCQFLPGPNIVNLATVLGEGYRGIAGAAAALAGLLVLPMLIVTAIAALYARFGGLALVHGIFSGVAASAAGLALALAGHVARPVVSRRPGISLPIIAAAFAAAGLLRWPVVWTLFALAPVSIILAWRRMA, encoded by the coding sequence ATCTTCTGGGCGTTCCTGCTCGTGGGCTGCACCGCCTTCGGCGGCGCGCTGTACTGGGCGCAGCGGATGCTCGTCCGGCGGCGGCGCTGGCTCAGCCCCGAGGAGTTCGCCGACCTGCTCGCGCTGTGCCAATTTCTCCCCGGCCCAAACATCGTCAATCTCGCGACGGTGCTCGGCGAGGGCTACCGCGGCATCGCGGGCGCCGCGGCGGCGCTCGCCGGCCTGCTCGTCCTTCCGATGCTCATCGTCACCGCGATCGCGGCGCTCTACGCGCGGTTCGGAGGCCTCGCGCTCGTGCACGGGATCTTTTCCGGCGTCGCGGCGTCGGCGGCCGGGCTGGCGCTCGCGCTGGCCGGCCACGTCGCGCGGCCCGTGGTCTCCCGGCGTCCGGGGATCTCGCTGCCGATCATCGCCGCGGCGTTTGCCGCCGCCGGCCTGCTGCGCTGGCCGGTCGTCTGGACGCTGTTCGCGCTCGCGCCGGTCAGCATCATTCTCGCGTGGCGGCGGATGGCATGA
- a CDS encoding chromate transporter: MTAAGTLAALARVFAGVSLLGFGGINSVLPEVHREAVDVARWITDRQFADLYALSQAEPGPNSFIATLIGFQAAGAAGAAVSTAAICLPPAVLAYLVARVWGRIRGSAWQLAIQSGLTPVMVGLILASAYILIRAADRSAAAFAVTAATVWLAYATNINPLWAFAAAGLLGAAGVI; encoded by the coding sequence ATGACGGCGGCCGGGACGCTCGCCGCGCTCGCCCGCGTGTTCGCCGGCGTCTCGCTGCTCGGGTTCGGCGGCATCAACTCCGTGCTGCCGGAAGTCCACCGCGAGGCGGTCGACGTCGCGCGCTGGATCACCGACCGGCAGTTCGCGGATCTCTACGCGCTCAGCCAGGCGGAGCCGGGACCCAACTCGTTTATCGCAACGCTGATCGGGTTCCAGGCGGCCGGCGCGGCCGGGGCCGCCGTCTCGACCGCGGCGATCTGCCTGCCGCCGGCGGTGCTCGCGTATCTGGTGGCGCGCGTGTGGGGCCGGATCCGCGGCTCCGCCTGGCAGCTCGCGATCCAATCCGGCCTGACGCCGGTGATGGTCGGGTTGATCCTGGCGAGCGCCTACATCCTGATCCGCGCGGCGGACCGCAGCGCCGCGGCGTTCGCGGTGACCGCCGCGACCGTGTGGCTCGCGTACGCGACGAACATCAATCCGCTCTGGGCGTTTGCGGCGGCCGGGCTCCTCGGCGCGGCCGGGGTGATCTAG
- the thiO gene encoding glycine oxidase ThiO: MPRSPDVVVIGGGMIGCSVAETLARRGAAVTVLERGRIGEGAPRAAAGMVWPSLRTATRDAWFDLCLAASTAYAGVAVRLRAETGTDVEFSVGGALRVADGPAERDELRAKSEWMRAAGVDAAWLEIGEARRLEPGLAPDLAGALWLPSAGQVRGDLMAAALGRAAALRGADVRENTAVLGFERRGDEVTGVRTPEGTLAAGYVVLAAGAWSGPLSSALPRPVLVRPVKGQSLLAAAPAGFVRHVVYGTAASLVPRRGGQVYIGATLEDAGFDTRPTLGEIAGRIRGADRLVPGAASLALLETRAGLRPASPAFVPIVGPVPESRGLIAATAHYRNGILLGPLTGEAVAEIILRGGFDEGLAALGLLDRAGALTPGTAAI, translated from the coding sequence ATGCCGCGGTCGCCGGACGTCGTCGTGATCGGCGGAGGCATGATCGGCTGCTCCGTCGCGGAGACCCTCGCGCGCCGCGGGGCGGCCGTCACGGTGCTCGAGCGCGGCCGCATCGGCGAGGGAGCGCCGCGGGCCGCGGCGGGGATGGTGTGGCCGTCGCTGCGGACGGCGACCCGCGACGCGTGGTTCGATCTCTGCCTCGCGGCCTCGACCGCCTACGCCGGCGTGGCGGTGCGGCTCCGCGCAGAAACGGGCACGGACGTGGAGTTCAGTGTGGGCGGAGCGCTGCGGGTCGCCGACGGACCGGCGGAGCGCGATGAGTTGCGCGCCAAGAGCGAGTGGATGCGCGCCGCCGGCGTCGACGCCGCGTGGCTCGAGATCGGCGAAGCGCGCCGGCTGGAACCCGGCCTGGCGCCGGACCTCGCCGGGGCGCTGTGGCTTCCGTCCGCGGGACAGGTGCGCGGCGATCTGATGGCCGCGGCGTTGGGGCGCGCGGCCGCCCTTCGCGGCGCCGACGTCCGGGAGAACACCGCCGTCCTCGGCTTCGAGCGTCGCGGGGACGAGGTCACAGGCGTGCGCACCCCCGAAGGCACGCTCGCGGCCGGATACGTCGTGCTCGCGGCCGGCGCGTGGTCGGGGCCGCTCTCGAGCGCGCTGCCGCGCCCGGTGCTGGTGCGCCCGGTCAAAGGACAGTCGCTCCTCGCGGCGGCGCCGGCCGGGTTCGTGCGCCACGTGGTCTACGGCACCGCCGCCTCGCTCGTGCCGCGCCGCGGCGGGCAGGTCTACATCGGCGCCACGCTGGAGGACGCGGGGTTCGACACGCGGCCGACGCTCGGCGAGATCGCCGGGCGCATCAGGGGCGCGGACCGCCTCGTGCCCGGCGCCGCGTCCCTCGCGCTGCTCGAAACCCGCGCCGGCCTGCGGCCCGCCTCGCCGGCGTTCGTGCCGATCGTCGGGCCTGTTCCGGAGTCCCGCGGCCTCATCGCCGCGACCGCCCACTACCGAAACGGTATTCTGCTCGGGCCGCTCACCGGCGAGGCGGTGGCCGAAATCATTCTCCGCGGCGGATTCGATGAGGGCCTAGCCGCGCTCGGTCTGCTCGACCGGGCCGGCGCGCTGACACCGGGGACCGCGGCGATCTAA
- a CDS encoding acyl-CoA dehydrogenase family protein has translation MHFELTVDQRQIVDAVRALCRQYPDAYWRELDRTGGYPDAFVKALTQGGWLAALIPEAYGGTGLGITEASLVLEEVNRSGGNSGACHAQMYIMGTLLRHGGEAQKQRWLPRIASGELRLQAFGVTEPAAGSETTKIQTTAVRRGDRYVVNGQKVFISRTEHSDLMLLLARTTPYEELTDKTRGLSVFVVDLKEAVERGTVQVKPIRLMINHHSTELFINDLEVPAENLIGEEGLGFRYIIDGWNAERILIAAESIGDGRWFVDRAAKYAKERVVFGRPLGANQGVQFPLALAHAHIEAASLVRFQAAWLFDHGRRCGAEANTAKLLAANAAWEAANACLDTHGGFGFAADYDIERKFRETRLYTTAPVANNLVLAYLGQHVLGLPKSY, from the coding sequence ATGCACTTCGAACTCACCGTCGACCAGCGGCAGATCGTCGACGCGGTTCGCGCGCTCTGCCGGCAGTATCCTGACGCCTACTGGCGCGAGCTGGACCGTACCGGCGGCTATCCCGACGCCTTCGTCAAGGCGTTGACGCAGGGCGGCTGGCTGGCGGCGCTGATCCCGGAAGCCTACGGCGGCACCGGCCTCGGCATTACCGAAGCGTCCCTCGTCCTGGAAGAGGTCAACCGGTCCGGCGGCAACTCCGGCGCCTGCCACGCGCAGATGTACATCATGGGGACGCTCCTGCGGCACGGCGGCGAAGCCCAGAAGCAACGCTGGCTGCCGCGGATCGCGTCGGGGGAACTGCGCCTGCAGGCGTTTGGGGTGACGGAGCCCGCGGCTGGTTCCGAGACGACGAAGATTCAGACGACGGCGGTGCGCCGCGGCGACCGCTACGTCGTGAACGGGCAGAAAGTGTTCATCTCGCGCACCGAGCATTCGGATCTCATGCTGCTGCTCGCGCGAACGACGCCCTACGAGGAGCTGACCGATAAGACCCGGGGACTGTCCGTCTTCGTCGTCGATCTCAAGGAGGCGGTCGAGCGGGGGACGGTCCAGGTCAAGCCGATCCGCCTCATGATCAACCATCATTCGACCGAGCTCTTCATCAACGACCTCGAGGTGCCGGCGGAGAACCTGATCGGCGAAGAGGGGCTCGGTTTCCGCTACATCATCGACGGCTGGAACGCCGAACGCATCCTGATCGCCGCGGAGTCGATCGGCGACGGCCGGTGGTTCGTCGACCGCGCGGCGAAGTACGCGAAGGAGCGCGTCGTATTCGGCCGGCCGCTCGGCGCCAACCAAGGTGTGCAGTTTCCGCTCGCGCTCGCGCATGCCCACATCGAGGCGGCGAGCCTGGTGCGGTTCCAGGCGGCGTGGCTGTTCGACCACGGGCGGCGGTGCGGGGCCGAGGCGAACACGGCGAAACTGCTCGCCGCGAACGCGGCGTGGGAGGCGGCGAACGCGTGCCTGGACACGCACGGGGGGTTCGGGTTCGCCGCCGACTACGACATCGAGCGGAAGTTCCGGGAGACCCGCCTCTACACCACGGCGCCCGTCGCGAACAACCTTGTGCTCGCCTATCTCGGGCAGCACGTGCTCGGGCTGCCGAAGTCGTACTGA
- a CDS encoding MaoC family dehydratase: MTRTTGEGRFFEDFEPGQIFEHPYGRTITDTDNVWFTNLTMNTNPVHFDYHYASKTEFGKPLVNSAFTLALVTGQSVIDLSENAFANLGWDKVTLPAPVFVGDTLYAETEVLEKRESRSRPNVGILKFKTRGYKQDGTVVIEFERTILIYKRGKSPRRERPRPKTAT, encoded by the coding sequence ATGACCCGCACCACCGGCGAAGGGCGTTTCTTCGAAGACTTCGAGCCGGGCCAGATCTTCGAACACCCGTACGGGCGCACGATCACGGACACCGACAACGTATGGTTCACCAACCTGACGATGAACACGAACCCGGTGCACTTCGACTACCACTACGCGTCGAAGACCGAGTTCGGGAAGCCGCTCGTCAACAGCGCCTTCACGCTGGCGCTCGTGACCGGCCAGTCCGTCATCGACCTCAGCGAGAACGCCTTCGCAAACCTCGGTTGGGACAAGGTGACGTTGCCCGCGCCGGTGTTCGTCGGCGACACGCTGTACGCGGAGACCGAGGTGCTCGAGAAGCGCGAGTCGCGCTCGCGGCCGAACGTCGGCATCCTGAAATTCAAGACGCGCGGCTACAAGCAGGACGGGACGGTGGTGATCGAGTTTGAACGCACGATCCTGATCTACAAGCGCGGGAAGTCGCCTCGGCGCGAGCGGCCCCGCCCCAAGACGGCCACGTGA
- a CDS encoding CoA transferase, with translation MTGPHAPLPGGVLRGIRVLDLTRNIAGPYCAMILGDLGAEVIKIERPGAGDDTREWRPPAWNGIATTFLAFNRNKKSVAVDLDRDEGRDVILRMARRSDVLLESFRRGSLERRGLDYARVSAENPRIVYCTITGFGTVGPHRDRPGYDPVVQAYSGIMSITGEPGGRPVRTGPSIVDNGTGMWAALGVVCSLLSREHTGRGAHVETSLLDTGVTWIGYYLLGYLATGKVPKPVGTTATMIAPYESFATKDSYLQLAAGNNRIWLKLCDVLNLPELPADPRFRTNADRVAHRDALHEILEARFRTEGAAHWEDVLLAQGVPCSRVRNLADVAADPQVAALELLAPVAHSKIPNLRMVDFPVKIDGRRAAAQLPPPAVGEHTDEVLGGLGYTAAEIAALRAAGVVG, from the coding sequence GTGACGGGCCCCCACGCCCCCCTGCCCGGCGGCGTGCTGCGGGGTATCCGCGTCCTCGACCTGACCCGCAATATCGCCGGGCCGTACTGCGCGATGATCCTCGGCGACCTCGGGGCCGAGGTGATCAAGATCGAGCGGCCCGGGGCGGGCGACGACACCCGCGAGTGGCGCCCGCCGGCCTGGAACGGCATCGCCACCACGTTTCTCGCCTTCAACCGGAACAAGAAGAGCGTGGCCGTCGATCTCGACCGCGACGAGGGGCGCGACGTGATCTTGCGGATGGCCCGGCGGAGCGACGTGCTGCTCGAGAGCTTCCGCCGCGGCAGCCTCGAACGGCGCGGGCTCGACTACGCGCGCGTCAGCGCCGAGAACCCGCGCATCGTCTACTGCACGATCACCGGCTTCGGCACCGTGGGGCCGCACCGGGACCGCCCGGGCTACGACCCGGTGGTCCAGGCGTACTCCGGCATCATGAGCATCACGGGGGAGCCCGGCGGGCGGCCGGTCCGCACGGGCCCGTCGATCGTCGACAACGGGACCGGCATGTGGGCGGCGCTCGGCGTCGTCTGTTCGCTGCTGTCGCGCGAGCATACCGGCCGCGGGGCGCACGTGGAGACGAGTTTGCTCGACACGGGCGTCACGTGGATCGGCTACTATCTGCTCGGATACCTCGCTACCGGGAAAGTGCCGAAGCCGGTCGGCACCACCGCGACGATGATCGCGCCGTACGAGAGCTTCGCGACCAAAGACAGTTATCTGCAGCTCGCGGCCGGCAACAACCGGATCTGGCTGAAGTTGTGCGACGTGCTCAACCTGCCGGAACTGCCGGCGGACCCGCGCTTCCGGACGAACGCGGACCGCGTGGCGCACCGCGACGCGCTGCACGAGATTCTGGAAGCGCGCTTTCGGACCGAAGGCGCGGCGCACTGGGAAGACGTGCTGCTCGCCCAGGGCGTACCGTGCAGCCGCGTGCGCAATCTCGCCGACGTTGCCGCCGATCCACAGGTTGCGGCGCTCGAACTGCTCGCCCCGGTGGCGCACTCGAAGATCCCGAACCTCCGGATGGTCGACTTCCCGGTGAAGATCGACGGCCGGCGCGCCGCCGCGCAGCTGCCCCCGCCGGCGGTCGGCGAACACACGGACGAGGTGCTCGGCGGGCTCGGCTATACCGCCGCGGAGATCGCCGCGCTGAGGGCGGCCGGGGTGGTCGGCTAG
- a CDS encoding translational machinery protein — protein sequence MRTHIAVWLDHTEARVFHVRPETPGHPQPEPVDETTILSPRHVIHRHSKGQGEAREHPQDATHFFQQIARSVADADSLLIAGPASAKTEFVQYLETRDKPLRAKVAGVETVDHLTDREMVAYARRYFKASDRM from the coding sequence ATGCGAACGCACATCGCGGTCTGGCTCGATCACACCGAGGCCCGTGTCTTCCACGTACGGCCGGAGACGCCCGGCCATCCGCAACCGGAGCCCGTCGACGAGACGACGATCCTCTCTCCGCGACACGTCATTCACCGGCATTCCAAGGGTCAGGGCGAGGCCCGCGAGCACCCGCAGGACGCGACCCACTTCTTTCAGCAGATCGCGCGTTCCGTCGCGGACGCCGACAGCCTCTTGATCGCGGGGCCGGCGTCGGCCAAGACGGAGTTTGTGCAGTATCTCGAAACCCGCGACAAGCCCCTGCGCGCAAAGGTGGCCGGCGTCGAGACGGTCGACCATCTAACCGACCGAGAGATGGTCGCCTACGCGAGGAGGTACTTCAAAGCCAGCGACAGGATGTAG
- a CDS encoding DNA-3-methyladenine glycosylase 2 family protein, with amino-acid sequence MNTDPPRTRFGAAAAAVARRDKVMGALMKRTGPFRLPRPGTDHFGALAESIFHQQLAGAAARAIHSRFVALFDGGPSPAAVLALTPRKLRSVGLSRGKVLSIRDLARKAADGTVPLRRIGRLPDEEVITRLSVVRGIGRWTAEMFLIFQLRRLDVWPVDDYGVRQGYSIAYGLRGLLTPKQLYERGERFRPYRTVAAWYCWQAVREKRKAAP; translated from the coding sequence ATGAACACCGATCCACCCCGAACGCGCTTTGGCGCCGCCGCGGCGGCGGTGGCGCGCCGCGACAAGGTGATGGGCGCGCTCATGAAGCGGACCGGCCCGTTCCGCCTGCCGAGGCCCGGCACCGACCACTTCGGGGCGCTCGCGGAGAGCATCTTCCACCAACAACTGGCCGGCGCGGCCGCGCGCGCGATCCACAGCCGGTTCGTCGCCCTGTTCGACGGCGGCCCCTCCCCGGCGGCGGTCCTGGCGCTCACGCCGAGGAAGCTTCGATCGGTCGGGCTCTCGCGCGGCAAGGTGTTATCCATTCGAGACCTCGCAAGGAAGGCCGCCGACGGGACCGTCCCGCTGCGCCGCATCGGCCGGCTCCCCGACGAGGAAGTCATCACGCGCCTATCGGTCGTGCGGGGCATCGGGCGGTGGACCGCGGAGATGTTTCTGATCTTCCAGCTGCGCCGGCTCGACGTGTGGCCGGTCGACGATTACGGCGTGCGCCAGGGCTATTCGATCGCCTACGGCCTGCGCGGGCTCCTCACGCCGAAGCAGCTGTACGAGCGGGGCGAGCGGTTCCGGCCCTACCGGACCGTCGCGGCGTGGTACTGCTGGCAGGCCGTTCGCGAGAAGCGGAAGGCGGCGCCGTGA